In a genomic window of Thunnus thynnus chromosome 16, fThuThy2.1, whole genome shotgun sequence:
- the LOC137199429 gene encoding gap junction delta-2 protein, producing the protein MGEWTILERLLEAAVQQHSTMIGRILLTVVVIFRILIVAIVGETVYDDEQTMFVCNTLQPGCNQACYDKAFPISHIRYWVFQIIMVCTPSLCFITYSVHQSAKQKERRYSTVYLTLDKDQDSLKRDESKKIKNTIVNGVLQNTENSTKEAEPDCLEVKEIPNSAMRTTKSKMRRQEGISRFYIIQVVFRNALEIGFLVGQYFLYGFNVPSVYECDRYPCIKDVECYVSRPTEKTVFLVFMFAVSGFCVVLNLAELNHLGWRKIKTAVRGVQARRKSIYEIRNKDLPRMSVPNFGRTQSSDSAYV; encoded by the exons ATGGGGGAATGGACTATACTAGAGAGGCTCCTGGAGGCTGCTGTCCAGCAGCACTCTACTATGATAGGAAG GATCCTACTAACAGTGGTGGTCATCTTCCGGATTCTTATCGTAGCAATAGTTGGAGAGACTGTCTATGATGACGAGCAGACCATGTTTGTTTGTAACACCTTACAACCGGGCTGCAACCAGGCATGCTACGACAAGGCATTTCCCATTTCACACATTAGATATTGGGTTTTTCAAATCATCATGGTGTGCACCCCGAGTCTTTGCTTTATCACATACTCGGTGCATCAGTCGGCCAAGCAGAAGGAGCGGCGCTACTCAACAGTATATCTGACACTAGATAAGGATCAAGATTCACTGAAGCGAGACGAGAGCAAAAAGATAAAGAACACCATTGTTAATGGAGTACTTCAGAACACAGAGAACTCCACCAAAGAAGCTGAACCGGACTGTTTAGAAGTCAAAGAGATCCCTAATTCGGCCATGAGAACTACAAAGTCCAAAATGAGGCGACAAGAGGGCATCTCCAGGTTTTACATCATCCAGGTGGTTTTCAGAAACGCGCTGGAAATTGGCTTTTTGGTGGGTCAGTATTTCTTGTATGGATTCAACGTCCCGTCGGTGTATGAATGTGATCGCTACCCCTGCATAAAAGATGTCGAGTGCTACGTCTCCAGACCCACGGAGAAGACAGTGTTCCTGGTGTTCATGTTCGCGGTCAGTGGGTTTTGTGTGGTGTTGAACCTGGCAGAACTCAATCATTTGGGATGGAGGAAAATCAAAACGGCCGTGCGAGGTGTGCAGGCTCGGCGGAAGTCCATCTATGAAATCAGAAATAAGGACTTGCCAAGGATGAGTGTGCCAAATTTTGGCCGCACTCAATCCAGTGACTCTGCTTATGTGTAG